The following coding sequences are from one Sulfitobacter sp. HNIBRBA3233 window:
- a CDS encoding glycosyltransferase family 2 protein, with protein MKITAVTCVKNEGPFLLEWIAYHRVLGVTDFLFYSNDCSDGTDTLLDALAALGVVTHLANPAKGRNYQMEALKDAKEQPVVNGADWVWIADVDEFPNIHTGDHTLPALIEACGNPMAISLNFQFFANDGIDAFTDAPVIGQFGRSHNPDLWCGEAAIEVKTLVRKDFPLQYYGAHRPFHKGKGKKAKGLDWTDGSGRAVPHRFLVAANPRRIRRFPAAGARDFATLNHYALRSLDSYLVKNDRGDVNRENRDFDDTYWRERNDPAWEDLSIRRYLPALEAQIAELKAMGDIAGLHDACVAAHIAKRDALLAEESYREMRAQLKAAPKLPPQEEEMLRDLGLLEAS; from the coding sequence TTGAAGATCACCGCTGTCACCTGCGTCAAGAACGAGGGCCCCTTCCTGCTGGAATGGATCGCCTACCACCGGGTGCTGGGGGTCACGGACTTTCTCTTCTATTCCAACGACTGCTCGGACGGCACCGATACCTTGCTGGATGCTCTTGCGGCGCTCGGGGTCGTGACCCATCTTGCCAACCCCGCCAAGGGGCGCAATTACCAGATGGAGGCGCTGAAGGATGCCAAGGAGCAACCCGTGGTCAACGGCGCCGATTGGGTCTGGATCGCGGATGTGGACGAGTTTCCCAACATCCACACGGGCGATCATACCCTTCCCGCGCTGATCGAGGCCTGCGGCAATCCGATGGCGATCAGCCTGAATTTCCAGTTTTTCGCCAATGACGGCATCGACGCCTTCACCGATGCACCCGTGATCGGCCAGTTCGGCCGCAGTCACAACCCCGACCTGTGGTGCGGCGAGGCTGCGATCGAGGTGAAGACACTGGTGCGCAAGGATTTTCCGCTTCAGTACTACGGCGCGCACCGTCCCTTTCACAAGGGAAAGGGCAAGAAGGCGAAGGGGCTCGACTGGACCGACGGTTCGGGACGCGCGGTGCCGCACCGTTTTCTGGTTGCGGCCAACCCGCGCCGCATCCGCCGCTTTCCCGCCGCCGGCGCGCGGGATTTCGCCACGCTGAACCACTATGCGCTGCGCAGCCTCGACAGCTATCTGGTCAAGAACGACCGCGGGGATGTAAACCGCGAAAACCGTGATTTCGACGATACCTACTGGCGCGAACGCAACGATCCCGCGTGGGAGGATCTGTCGATCCGGCGCTACCTGCCGGCACTGGAGGCGCAGATCGCCGAGCTGAAAGCGATGGGCGATATCGCGGGCCTGCACGACGCCTGTGTTGCGGCCCATATCGCCAAGCGCGACGCGCTGCTTGCCGAAGAGAGCTACCGCGAGATGCGCGCGCAGCTGAAGGCCGCACCGAAACTGCCCCCGCAGGAAGAAGAGATGCTGCGTGATCTGGGTCTGCTGGAGGCGTCCTGA
- a CDS encoding sulfotransferase, whose protein sequence is MGLAVVNLGLPKTGTTTLARALRIAGFRVADHRIRPRQTKTEDLKNAFVADLLYRGYFQTGDPGALFGNFNALTELSCLRQGKSLWPQMDFALIDAIRTHHPEVRFLASRRSSWDVSQSMLAWSDLGTDRLPASDIPGLPEGYGETSAERIQWIDGHYAHLAKIFAGDPAYLEYDVAHPDAKDAVGRHIGADLTWWGQANANLKAV, encoded by the coding sequence ATGGGGCTCGCGGTCGTCAACCTCGGCCTGCCGAAGACCGGCACGACCACCCTTGCACGGGCGCTGCGCATCGCGGGTTTCCGCGTGGCCGATCACCGCATCCGCCCCCGCCAGACGAAAACCGAGGATCTCAAGAACGCGTTCGTGGCCGATCTGCTCTATCGCGGGTATTTCCAGACCGGCGACCCCGGCGCGCTGTTCGGCAATTTCAACGCGCTTACCGAACTCAGCTGCCTCAGGCAGGGCAAATCTCTGTGGCCGCAAATGGATTTCGCCCTGATCGACGCGATCCGCACCCACCATCCCGAGGTCCGTTTTCTGGCGTCACGGCGCAGCAGCTGGGATGTATCGCAATCCATGCTTGCGTGGTCCGATCTTGGCACCGACAGGCTGCCTGCCTCGGACATTCCCGGCCTGCCCGAAGGCTACGGTGAAACCAGCGCCGAGCGGATCCAGTGGATCGACGGGCACTACGCCCATCTGGCGAAGATTTTCGCGGGCGACCCCGCCTATCTGGAATACGACGTCGCCCACCCCGACGCGAAGGATGCAGTGGGCCGGCATATCGGCGCTGACCTGACCTGGTGGGGCCAGGCGAATGCCAATCTCAAGGCAGTATGA
- a CDS encoding glycosyltransferase family 2 protein, producing the protein MRIYLHIGPEEATAHRLQSVLAKRRDALLSSGVLYARSPGNKNHSRFYMAVTDPAHVDPLRYNRGYIAPEKQAVLRAEVCAELAAEVDAHRPHTLILSAAQLGSSLSSASELERLRDMLTPLSDDIRIVAHVDHPSRMLVRRYAEQILEGRGVTLDAELALAGSESWWHAALEARPIIDPKAGVFAETQAPNHWLDLAGLVRFWEAAFGEGAVTLRGYDPALFASASVTDEIAAAFGLDTAIEPARDIAHGPAMPAAALARGRQLNALLLQVLSSRKRSLPRQLWRQFVQEVAVDGPPLESGSLNPIARHFAADLAALAKTHAGIEPATFTPPAPLPDWTEADTRFGFRPSQYLLGFMWRIDRATREDHERRVAELQTLAETPSPPAEAPPRTDEDRPEALTQQARKLMPAAAVENFEKLRTSSFAPHNRLGAVDEEQLGAAYSEIAPRRLLPGSSGNVIVGCMKNEAPYILEWIAYHRAIGVDNFLIYTNGCEDGTSELLDRLQQMGIVEHRNNDDWKGNSPQQYALNQALKEPVIRRAEWIIHIDVDEFMNIRCGNGTVQDFLAAVPDATNVAMTWRLFGHNGVTRLSDDFVIDQFDSCAPKFCPKPHTVWGFKTMFKNIGAYEKISCHRPNKLNEAFADKVKWVNGSGKDMTREVAKNGWRSSKKSIGYDLLQLNHYALRSAESFLIKRQRGRALHVDRSIGINYWIRMDWSDFRDVTIKRNIPRLQAEYDRLLADDRLRHWHEAGLAWHRAKAEELHKTPEFAELYAEALTVKLNETERVAYALALDMES; encoded by the coding sequence ATGCGCATATACCTCCATATCGGGCCCGAAGAGGCCACCGCACACAGGCTGCAATCGGTCCTTGCCAAGCGGCGCGATGCACTGCTGTCCAGCGGCGTTCTCTACGCGCGCAGCCCCGGCAACAAGAACCACTCCCGTTTCTACATGGCCGTGACCGATCCTGCGCATGTGGACCCGCTGCGCTACAACCGCGGCTACATCGCGCCCGAAAAACAGGCGGTACTGCGCGCCGAAGTCTGCGCGGAACTGGCCGCAGAGGTAGACGCGCACCGTCCACACACGCTGATCCTGAGTGCCGCGCAACTGGGATCGAGCCTGTCGAGCGCGTCCGAGCTTGAACGGCTGCGCGATATGCTGACGCCGCTGTCCGATGACATCCGGATCGTCGCCCATGTCGATCACCCGTCGCGGATGCTGGTGCGCCGCTACGCCGAGCAAATTCTCGAAGGGCGCGGCGTGACGCTGGATGCCGAACTGGCGCTGGCAGGCAGCGAGAGCTGGTGGCACGCAGCGCTGGAGGCGCGCCCCATCATCGACCCCAAGGCCGGTGTTTTCGCGGAAACACAGGCACCGAACCACTGGCTCGACCTTGCGGGACTGGTGCGCTTCTGGGAGGCAGCATTCGGCGAGGGGGCGGTCACCCTGCGCGGCTATGACCCCGCTCTTTTTGCCAGTGCGTCGGTCACCGACGAGATTGCCGCCGCTTTCGGTCTGGACACAGCGATTGAACCGGCACGCGACATCGCACATGGCCCAGCCATGCCCGCGGCGGCACTGGCACGGGGCCGACAGCTCAACGCGTTGCTCCTGCAGGTTCTGTCGAGCCGCAAGCGCAGCCTGCCGCGCCAACTCTGGCGGCAATTCGTACAGGAAGTGGCCGTCGACGGCCCACCGCTGGAAAGCGGCAGCCTCAATCCCATAGCTCGGCACTTTGCAGCGGACCTTGCGGCGCTGGCGAAGACCCACGCGGGGATTGAACCGGCTACCTTCACGCCGCCCGCCCCCTTGCCGGACTGGACCGAAGCGGACACCCGGTTCGGTTTCCGGCCCTCGCAATACCTGCTTGGCTTCATGTGGCGGATAGACCGCGCCACGCGCGAGGATCACGAACGCCGTGTGGCCGAACTCCAGACCCTTGCGGAAACGCCCAGCCCACCGGCCGAAGCGCCCCCGCGCACCGACGAGGACCGCCCCGAGGCGCTAACCCAACAGGCGCGCAAACTGATGCCCGCCGCTGCCGTCGAGAATTTCGAGAAGCTGCGCACCTCGTCCTTTGCTCCGCACAACAGGCTGGGCGCGGTGGACGAGGAACAACTGGGCGCGGCCTATAGCGAAATCGCCCCGCGCAGGTTGTTGCCGGGCAGTTCGGGCAACGTGATCGTCGGCTGCATGAAGAACGAGGCGCCCTATATCCTTGAATGGATCGCCTACCACCGCGCCATCGGCGTGGACAACTTTCTGATCTATACCAACGGCTGCGAGGACGGCACCTCCGAACTTCTCGACCGGCTTCAGCAGATGGGGATCGTCGAGCACCGCAACAACGACGACTGGAAGGGTAATTCGCCCCAGCAATACGCCCTGAATCAGGCTCTGAAAGAACCGGTGATCCGCCGCGCCGAATGGATCATCCACATCGACGTGGACGAATTCATGAACATCCGCTGCGGCAACGGCACGGTGCAGGATTTTCTGGCCGCCGTGCCCGATGCCACGAATGTCGCGATGACGTGGCGCCTGTTCGGCCACAACGGCGTGACACGGCTGAGCGACGATTTCGTCATCGACCAGTTCGACAGCTGTGCACCGAAATTCTGCCCCAAGCCGCATACGGTCTGGGGCTTCAAGACGATGTTCAAGAACATAGGCGCCTACGAGAAAATCTCCTGCCACCGTCCCAACAAGCTAAACGAAGCTTTTGCGGACAAGGTAAAATGGGTCAATGGATCGGGCAAGGACATGACCCGCGAAGTGGCCAAGAACGGATGGCGGTCGTCGAAGAAATCCATCGGCTACGACCTGTTGCAGCTCAACCACTACGCATTGCGGTCGGCGGAATCCTTTCTGATCAAACGCCAGCGGGGCCGCGCGCTGCATGTGGACCGCTCTATCGGGATCAACTACTGGATCCGCATGGACTGGTCGGATTTCCGGGATGTCACGATCAAACGCAATATCCCCCGCCTGCAGGCCGAATATGACCGGCTGCTTGCCGATGACCGCCTGCGCCACTGGCACGAGGCCGGGTTGGCGTGGCACCGCGCAAAGGCGGAAGAATTGCACAAGACCCCCGAATTTGCAGAGCTTTACGCCGAGGCACTGACGGTCAAGCTGAACGAGACCGAGCGCGTCGCCTACGCGCTCGCGCTCGATATGGAAAGCTGA
- a CDS encoding glycosyltransferase family 2 protein: protein MRHLAILCVRNEGAFLLEWLAHHRAVGFNEFLVFSNDCDDGTDAMLDRLAAMGMLIHLRNDGPYHKGGIQFTAMKAAAKHEAVRNADWILPLDVDEFVNIHCGDHTLGALHDAVPQATAITLTWRLFGAASQVRYADTPVLDTFTRCAPRVMYWPWRAAMFKTLYRNDGTYRKPGVHRPRDLNDRKLDQAHWVDGNGNTLPAQFAKRRIFSNFGRDNYGLVQLNHYPLGSMESYVMKADRGRAVHSDDMLGLDYWVERNFNTDEDHTIQSLSAPRAAELAALKADTELSRLHDAAVAWRKARFETLLTQEPYRALFGRLMMTPPSVPLQRKAAQFLVHHANLARDRADDAP from the coding sequence ATGCGCCACCTCGCGATCCTTTGCGTCCGCAACGAGGGGGCTTTCTTGCTGGAGTGGCTCGCGCATCACCGCGCGGTCGGCTTCAATGAATTCCTCGTGTTCTCGAACGACTGCGACGATGGCACTGACGCGATGCTCGACCGGCTTGCCGCGATGGGGATGCTGATCCACCTGCGCAACGACGGGCCCTACCACAAGGGCGGCATCCAGTTCACCGCGATGAAGGCGGCGGCCAAGCATGAAGCGGTCAGAAACGCCGACTGGATCCTGCCGCTGGACGTGGACGAATTCGTCAATATCCACTGCGGCGACCACACTCTGGGCGCGCTGCATGACGCGGTGCCGCAGGCGACCGCGATCACGCTGACATGGCGGCTGTTCGGGGCGGCGTCGCAAGTGCGCTACGCGGACACGCCGGTACTGGACACTTTCACCCGCTGCGCGCCGCGGGTGATGTACTGGCCGTGGCGCGCGGCAATGTTCAAGACGCTCTACCGCAACGATGGAACCTACCGCAAACCGGGCGTCCACCGCCCGCGTGACCTGAACGACCGCAAACTGGATCAGGCGCATTGGGTCGACGGCAACGGCAACACCCTGCCCGCGCAATTCGCCAAGCGCCGCATCTTCTCGAACTTCGGGCGCGACAACTACGGTCTTGTGCAACTCAACCACTATCCGCTCGGGTCGATGGAAAGCTACGTGATGAAGGCCGATCGCGGGCGGGCCGTCCACAGTGACGACATGCTCGGGCTCGACTACTGGGTCGAGAGGAACTTCAACACCGATGAAGACCACACGATCCAGAGCCTGAGCGCCCCGCGCGCGGCCGAGCTGGCCGCGCTCAAGGCCGATACCGAGCTTTCGCGCCTGCACGATGCCGCCGTGGCATGGCGCAAGGCCCGCTTCGAAACCCTTCTGACGCAAGAGCCCTACCGCGCGCTGTTCGGGCGGCTGATGATGACACCGCCCTCCGTGCCGCTGCAGCGCAAGGCGGCGCAGTTCCTCGTGCATCACGCCAATCTGGCCCGCGACCGGGCCGATGATGCCCCCTAA
- a CDS encoding phosphoadenosine phosphosulfate reductase, producing MGTDGLTFETSLAGMKKADWLSAIEELCDDEGSFEQLGARHYAALVEKSGTLLVSFETLQGIPSLSSRAQPLGWEMMQSMGWSSLCIASDGDTWFRDADVYGYFDRLIDDGFFDEFDSIVFYGAGPCGYAAAAYSVAAPGARVLAVQPQATLDPRMSEWDDRFVEMRRHDFTDRYGYAPDMVEGADAAYVVYDPRQRLDAMHAALFTRANVSKLRLPYMGDAIQTDLLEMEQLSPMLAAIADGTLDDLTFARMMRARRQHPPYLRALMAALDAEGRTPLVYALARNVTSRMHAPRFARRLKELERAGSLKDD from the coding sequence ATGGGCACAGATGGCCTGACATTCGAGACATCCCTTGCCGGGATGAAGAAAGCGGACTGGCTGTCCGCGATCGAAGAACTGTGCGACGACGAAGGCAGCTTCGAGCAGCTGGGCGCGCGGCACTACGCGGCGCTGGTCGAAAAATCGGGTACATTGCTGGTGTCCTTCGAAACGCTTCAGGGCATTCCGTCCCTGTCGTCCCGGGCCCAGCCGCTCGGGTGGGAAATGATGCAGTCGATGGGCTGGTCGAGCCTGTGTATCGCCTCGGACGGGGATACATGGTTCCGCGATGCGGATGTCTACGGCTATTTCGACCGTCTGATCGACGACGGTTTCTTCGACGAATTCGACAGTATCGTGTTTTATGGCGCAGGTCCCTGCGGCTATGCGGCTGCGGCCTACTCCGTTGCCGCACCGGGCGCGCGGGTGCTTGCCGTGCAACCGCAAGCCACGCTCGATCCGCGGATGAGCGAATGGGACGACCGGTTTGTCGAGATGCGCCGCCATGACTTCACCGACCGCTACGGATATGCACCCGACATGGTCGAGGGCGCAGATGCGGCCTATGTCGTCTACGATCCCCGCCAGCGGCTCGACGCGATGCATGCAGCGCTCTTTACCCGTGCCAACGTCAGCAAATTGAGGCTGCCCTACATGGGGGACGCGATCCAGACGGACCTTTTGGAAATGGAGCAGCTGTCGCCGATGCTGGCCGCCATTGCAGACGGCACTTTGGACGATCTGACCTTTGCGCGGATGATGCGCGCGCGCCGCCAGCACCCGCCCTACCTGCGCGCGCTGATGGCAGCACTCGACGCAGAGGGCCGCACGCCTTTGGTCTACGCACTGGCACGCAATGTCACCTCGCGCATGCACGCCCCGCGCTTCGCCCGCCGCCTGAAGGAACTCGAACGCGCAGGATCGCTCAAAGACGACTAG
- the pyrC gene encoding dihydroorotase: MTKTLTIRRPDDWHLHLRDGDMLRAVLPHTSRDFARAIIMPNLVPPVVTGDDARAYRDRIMAALPADHDFTPLMTLYLTENTDPDDVAAAHADGLIAAVKLYPAGATTNSASGVTDFTRVAPVLERMAQIGLPLCTHGEVTDPEIDIFDREAVFIDRVLDPMRRNHPGLRVVMEHITTSNAVDYVKAHDTGLAATITTHHLVINRNHILAGGIRPHYYCLPVAKRETHRLALRAAATSGDPRFFLGTDSAPHTDANKLLPCGCAGCFTAPNTLPILAEVFEQENALDRLEGFTSLNGPAFYGLPANDATLTLVRETPEIPAQIDTPEGPVTVFDPGMPLNWTV; this comes from the coding sequence ATGACAAAGACCCTGACCATCCGCCGTCCTGACGACTGGCATCTCCACCTGCGCGACGGCGACATGCTGCGCGCCGTCCTGCCGCATACATCGCGCGATTTCGCCCGTGCGATCATCATGCCGAATCTCGTGCCCCCGGTGGTGACAGGTGACGACGCGCGCGCCTACCGCGACCGGATCATGGCCGCGCTGCCGGCGGACCACGACTTCACGCCACTAATGACCCTCTACCTGACCGAAAACACCGACCCCGACGACGTGGCCGCCGCCCATGCGGATGGCCTGATCGCGGCGGTCAAACTCTATCCGGCGGGGGCCACGACCAATTCGGCTTCTGGCGTGACGGATTTCACCCGCGTGGCGCCGGTGCTTGAACGGATGGCCCAGATCGGCCTGCCGCTGTGTACCCACGGCGAAGTCACCGACCCCGAGATCGACATTTTCGACCGCGAGGCCGTGTTCATCGACCGCGTGCTGGACCCGATGCGCCGCAACCACCCCGGCTTGCGGGTTGTGATGGAGCATATCACGACGTCGAACGCGGTGGACTACGTCAAGGCGCACGATACCGGCCTTGCCGCCACGATCACAACGCACCATCTGGTCATCAACCGCAATCACATCCTCGCGGGGGGCATCCGGCCCCATTACTACTGCCTGCCCGTGGCAAAACGCGAAACCCACCGTCTGGCGCTGCGCGCCGCCGCCACCTCGGGCGACCCACGGTTTTTCCTCGGCACCGACAGCGCGCCGCACACGGATGCGAACAAATTGCTGCCCTGTGGCTGCGCGGGATGTTTCACCGCGCCCAATACCCTGCCGATCCTTGCCGAGGTATTCGAGCAGGAAAATGCGCTGGACCGCCTCGAGGGTTTCACCTCGCTCAACGGGCCTGCGTTCTACGGCCTGCCCGCCAATGACGCCACGCTGACGCTGGTGCGCGAGACACCGGAAATCCCCGCACAGATCGACACGCCCGAAGGACCCGTCACCGTTTTCGATCCCGGCATGCCGTTGAACTGGACGGTCTGA